The following are encoded in a window of Torulaspora globosa chromosome 4, complete sequence genomic DNA:
- the CDH1 gene encoding Cdh1p (ancestral locus Anc_4.122), with product MSGYSNNPFISNTPSSSPQKTRDTNRVLKRPFGSSSSSLLSSPIRQGRSAGNVVYADRFIPHRTGIDLNALVSIASTANLPPLAPSVNDDQLELQKEIQAHETFDAVLKNELFGEKLVRDTVGNESSIERITNTRPPTVDFQGHSDQRNDVQEDAPFGDLELNSGPATPRRIHTRNDDHRPSSNSLRGASLLTYTESMGARPSTASLIQSQIHDSLSPVRPDSERFLQWPGKKFRNIVKIPYRVLDAPSLADDFYYDLVDWSSTDMLAVALGKSIFLTDNISGDVIHLCDTENEYTSLNWVGAGSHLAVGQGNGLVEIYDVVKRKCIRTLSGHIDRVACLSWNNHILTSGSRDRHILHRDVRMPDSFFERIETHSQEVCGLKWNIDANKLASGGNDNMIYVYDGTLSSPVLKFEDHTAAVKALAWSPHKRGILASGGGTADRRLKIWNVNNGTKINDVDTGSQVCNMIWSKNTDEIVTSHGYSRYNLTLWDYPTMDPVAILKGHSFRVLHLTLSDDGTTVVSGAGDETLRYWKVFDKPKTKAKPDSLIFESLGRIR from the coding sequence ATGTCGGGATATTCAAATAATCCTTTCATCAGCAACACGCCTTCATCATCACCGCAGAAGACGCGAGATACTAACAGGGTGCTTAAACGACCGTTTGGcagctcttcctcatccCTGTTGTCTTCTCCAATTAGACAGGGAAGGTCTGCTGGCAATGTTGTCTATGCGGATCGTTTCATTCCCCACCGAACCGGAATTGACTTGAATGCTTTGGTTTCCATTGCTAGTACCGCGAATCTTCCCCCACTCGCACCATCTGTCAATGATGATCAGCTGGAGTTGCAGAAGGAGATTCAAGCACATGAAACCTTCGACGCTgtattgaagaatgagCTGTTCGGCGAGAAGCTGGTGCGGGATACGGTCGGCAACGAGAGCAGCATAGAGCGCATAACAAATACCAGACCTCCTACAGTTGATTTTCAAGGGCATTCTGATCAGAGGAATGATGTGCAGGAAGATGCTCCGTTCGGCGACCTTGAGCTTAATTCAGGCCCGGCTACACCTCGTCGGATTCATACACGTAATGATGATCACAGACCGTCCAGCAACTCTCTTCGAGGTGCAAGCCTGCTCACTTACACTGAAAGCATGGGTGCGAGGCCATCCACTGCATCCCTAATACAATCTCAAATACATGACTCTCTATCGCCAGTGCGCCCCGATTCGGAGAGGTTCCTTCAGTGGCCAGGTAAGAAGTTTAGAAATATCGTGAAGATTCCTTACCGTGTATTGGATGCGCCATCGCTTGCGGATGATTTCTACTATGACCTAGTCGATTGGTCGTCTACCGACATGCTCGCCGTGGCTTTGGGAAAATCGATATTTCTTACAGACAACATTTCCGGCGATGTTATTCATCTATGCGATACCGAGAACGAGTATACAAGCTTAAACTGGGTGGGGGCGGGCTCTCATCTAGCTGTAGGGCAAGGAAACGGTTTGGTCGAAATTTACGACGTCGTGAAGAGGAAGTGCATCAGAACTTTATCTGGACATATAGATCGTGTGGCTTGTCTTTCGTGGAACAATCACATTTTGACGTCAGGTAGCCGAGATCGGCATATTTTGCATAGGGACGTTCGAATGCCCGATTCCTTTTTCGAACGTATTGAGACTCATTCGCAAGAAGTCTGCGGTCTCAAATGGAACATTGATGCTAACAAACTGGCATCTGGTGGAAATGACAACATGATTTACGTATATGATGGAACATTATCATCACCggttttgaaatttgagGACCATACGGCGGCCGTTAAGGCCTTAGCGTGGTCCCCACACAAACGAGGTATACTGGCATCTGGTGGCGGCACGGCAGATAGACGCCTGAAGATCTGGAATGTGAATAATGGAACAAAAATCAACGATGTAGATACCGGGTCGCAAGTCTGTAATATGATATGGTCCAAGAATACAGATGAGATTGTGACCTCGCATGGGTACTCAAGGTATAATTTAACATTATGGGATTATCCTACGATGGATCCAGTTGCGATATTAAAAGGACATAGTTTCAGGGTATTGCATCTTACTCTATCAGATGACGGTACCACCGTAGTTTCAGGCGCAGGCGACGAAACTCTGAGGTACTGGAAAGTATTCGACAAGCCGAAGACAAAGGCTAAGCCGGACTCCTTAATATTTGAGTCGCTTGGTCGAATAAGATAG
- a CDS encoding uncharacterized protein (ancestral locus Anc_4.121) — translation MSGQKITRRRLIKSCKYCYDHKLRCDKGHPCSTCVALKKTEQCIYGFSKDLLSVSSPKVASQGIKRTARNSVVYKPKYFYPFFASTINEKILSTDRYDKTALSSAFTRNEIHKFNRSISPLRDIKEMLALLPESEAAGLSHADTYFERVHPILPIISRERVLNAFTEVYESLRSQAVINAGSTLIVMAVFFCSSYSAVASGIIPDLLLCNNYYKAFRHLLDIVEFPFIPQLESLQAFTVVNFVIDPNMVDAAAYSSMLVRMGQELGLHKDPNTTSIECKLTWNLLLYIEGSSSVVRGFPFSTSSALIEAVPLPDTNGDVNYDFPVSYTVGRCKINKILRKVMELTSVTEIPREELNSRESEIASLYDDVQDINLSLKRNFPVHQAYFASTLLVFLYRLHLRFFALSSLQFQEDKLVQKTSNQLTSFESIDVTSVLGIRQTFKEEVVQLSLLLLFQTHKRLVQADIEKYAWYTRGSTVMQYLFVIISDLFHSPCKTLETENFLTPSRQTIDDDMRDVINSSPSFFRYALVEGVLTLIESKLAALWSNEDLYKFLLIQNLKEKVWQINEDLLKKNEEEIKAVKNSKFFAAGSVHMQNMKSINLEDCMQGWESEDFPISIDKVLNSWLIDLQN, via the coding sequence ATGTCGGGGCAGAAAATTACACGGAGAAGACTAATCAAATCCTGCAAATACTGCTACGATCATAAACTGAGATGTGACAAAGGCCATCCCTGCTCTACCTGTGTCGCCTTAAAAAAAACTGAGCAATGCATCTATGGCTTCTCAAAGGATCTGCTGAGTGTGAGCAGCCCAAAGGTCGCATCACAAGGCATAAAGAGGACTGCCAGAAATTCAGTGGTCTACAAACCAAAGTATTTTTATCCTTTCTTTGCGAGCACGATCAATGAGAAGATACTCAGTACTGATCGATACGACAAGACAGCGCTGTCTAGCGCATTCACAAGAAACGAGATTCATAAGTTTAACAGATCGATAAGTCCTCTACGAGACATTAAGGAAATGTTAGCACTTCTACCCGAATCAGAGGCAGCTGGTTTGAGCCATGCCGACACCTATTTTGAACGAGTACATCCAATATTGCCCATTATAAGCCGTGAGAGAGTCCTTAACGCCTTCACAGAAGTATACGAATCGCTCAGGTCACAAGCAGTGATTAATGCGGGCAGCACTTTGATTGTTATGgctgtcttcttctgttcGTCGTACTCGGCAGTGGCATCGGGCATCATTCCGGACCTGTTGCTCTGCAATAACTACTACAAAGCATTTCGGCATCTGTTGGATATTGTCGAGTTCCCTTTCATCCCTCAGCTGGAATCGCTGCAAGCTTTCACCGTAGTGAATTTTGTTATTGATCCAAACATGGTCGATGCGGCCGCTTATTCATCGATGCTGGTAAGAATGGGTCAGGAATTGGGCCTACACAAAGACCCAAACACAACATCTATCGAGTGCAAGCTCACATGGAATCTGCTCCTCTATATCGAAGGGTCGTCATCCGTGGTGCGCGGCTTTCCATTCTCCACATCGTCGGCGTTGATAGAAGCCGTTCCTCTACCTGACACGAACGGTGATGTTAATTATGACTTCCCAGTATCGTATACTGTGGGTAGATGTAAAATCAATAAAATTTTGCGCAAAGTAATGGAGTTGACTTCGGTCACGGAGATCCCCCGGGAAGAATTAAACTCTAGGGAGTCGGAGATCGCCTCGCTATATGACGACGTACAGGATATTAATCTGTCTCTTAAGAGAAATTTCCCAGTGCATCAAGCTTATTTCGCAAGTACCCTATTGGTGTTCCTGTATCGACTTCATTTGAGATTTTTTGCTCTGTCAagtcttcaatttcaagaagataagCTTGTACAAAAGACAAGCAACCAGCTCACATCTTTTGAGTCAATAGATGTTACAAGCGTTTTAGGGATAAGACAAACGTTTAAGGAAGAAGTCGTACAGCTATCTTTGCTATTACTGTTTCAAACACATAAGCGGCTAGTTCAGGCGGATATCGAGAAATATGCTTGGTACACAAGGGGTTCCACTGTCATGCAATATTTGTTTGTGATCATAAGCGATCTATTTCATAGCCCATGCAAAACCTTAGAAACGGAGAATTTTTTGACACCTTCTCGTCAGACtattgatgatgatatgCGGGACGTCATCAATAGTAGTccgagcttcttcagataCGCTTTGGTGGAGGGTGTACTGACGCTTATCGAATCGAAGCTTGCGGCCTTATGGAGTAATGAAGATTTGTATAAATTTCTTCTAATCCAGAATTTAAAAGAAAAGGTGTGGCAGATTAACGAGGATTTGCTTAAGAAAAACGAAGAGGAAATCAAAGCCGTGAAGAACTCCAAATTCTTTGCCGCTGGATCGGTTCACATGCAAAACATGAAAAGCATTAATCTTGAGGATTGCATGCAAGGTTGGGAGTCTGAAGATTTCCCAATCAGCATAGACAAGGTTTTGAATAGTTGGCTAATTGATTTGCAGAATTAA
- the SWD1 gene encoding COMPASS subunit protein SWD1 (ancestral locus Anc_4.123), with protein MTNLLLQDPFAVLKEYPDKLAHILENPLRTECLQFSPRGDYLALGCANGGVVIYDVDTHRPVQFLGSKLGAHIRSVQSVSWSLCGRYILSAGQDWSVKLWDLGAPEQPLKQIALQSSVWNCQWIDSDVFTCIATAVEEDRAFIIDFRDIPKVRPLGVSDGSGSATSQGYVLTSVVHSKSREVVVTGTSKGWINFYRLCGSEEFELIKSLRIANSNIKHLIVSQNGEKLAINSSDRIIRQYSLNISEDTSAVEVELEHKYQDVINKLQWNSIFFGSKSADYLVASTHGSSAHELYLWETHSGTLVRVFEGAEEELMDIDWNFYNMSIVSNGLESGDVYAWSIVPAPKWSALAPDFEEVEENIDYQEKEDEFDQVHEQEQQQEIDLVEEVDIDLRARERYDVRGNDLLIPRFTIPTDYERILIMKQAMAQDVAEESA; from the coding sequence ATGACaaatctgctgcttcagGACCCGTTTGCTGTGCTTAAGGAGTATCCGGATAAACTTGCTCACATACTGGAAAATCCGTTGCGGACGGAATGCCTCCAATTCAGTCCAAGAGGTGACTACTTAGCGCTTGGTTGCGCTAACGGCGGAGTCGTCATCTACGATGTTGATACCCATCGGCCAGTTCAATTCCTGGGAAGCAAGCTAGGCGCTCATATAAGGTCTGTGCAGTCTGTTTCGTGGTCCCTGTGCGGCAGATATATTTTATCGGCCGGGCAAGATTGGTCTGTCAAGTTGTGGGATCTGGGAGCTCCCGAACAGCCACTGAAGCAGATCGCGCTGCAGTCATCTGTGTGGAATTGTCAATGGATTGATTCAGATGTATTTACCTGCATTGCCACGGCGGTTGAGGAAGACAGAGCGTTTATTATTGATTTCAGAGATATCCCGAAAGTCAGACCATTGGGCGTCTCCGATGGATCTGGTTCAGCGACAAGCCAGGGCTACGTTTTGACCTCCGTCGTTCACAGCAAATCTAGAGAGGTTGTCGTGACGGGTACATCGAAAGGCTGGATAAACTTCTATCGCCTTTGTGGTAGCGAAGAGTTTGAGCTGATCAAAAGTCTGAGGATCGCAAACTCGAATATTAAGCACTTAATCGTTTCACAAAATGGGGAAAAGTTGGCAATAAACTCCTCCGATAGAATTATTCGACAATATTCTTTAAATATCAGCGAGGACACATCGGCGGTCGAGGTAGAATTGGAGCACAAGTATCAGGACGTTATAAACAAATTGCAATGGAATAGCATTTTTTTCGGCAGCAAGTCTGCAGATTATCTGGTAGCGTCGACCCACGGATCGTCCGCGCATGAATTGTATCTTTGGGAGACCCACTCAGGAACCCTGGTACGGGTTTTCGAGggagcagaagaggaattgATGGACATAGATTGGAACTTTTACAATATGAGCATTGTCAGCAATGGTCTGGAATCTGGCGATGTGTATGCGTGGTCTATCGTGCCTGCACCTAAATGGAGTGCTTTGGCTCCGgacttcgaagaagtgGAGGAAAACATCGATTACCAAGAAAAGGAAGATGAATTTGATCAAGTGCACGAACAGGAGCAACAGCAGGAGATTGATCTGGTAGAGGAAGTGGATATCGATCTTCGGGCTCGAGAAAGGTACGATGTCCGAGGTAATGATCTACTCATACCGCGATTCACAATTCCAACTGACTACGAAAGGATACTTATAATGAAACAGGCAATGGCCCAAGATGTGGCCGAAGAATCCGCATAG
- the RPN14 gene encoding Rpn14p (ancestral locus Anc_4.119), with the protein MSEVQRVPVCHIQHDFEVSISEEGENGRFYINVDKSLNEVKEFTVAVSEEGTKFDISDGNGFQRVDRHLYSARLDGNEYRFRTMDEDYTGAAAPDEDIEWTAIDAINVPKLRYALGDSKGNCRVYGGTLQLERELKEAHRGEISSLKFFPSGEVVLSGSADMQLKLWSVLDGSCPRTFAGHRSAVSATCLIDRGRNFLSSSTDGTIRLWECGSGETLSVFSRREDSSDGVNCMCLRATCRGEASDMGENPLEFGTYGKHVLAGHSSGVMTLHDVFTKEQSSQIPSHFMSSCNTLTSDPKRDEYVYAGYQNGALAQWDLRNFSSPVSSVYINEGTPINHIYCESNELYVSSGLDTSLMLDLTADKGFIRSDLPTFLVSNDCKVAQYTSTPDRKHIIAVGDWGFCGKYGIHWRQTER; encoded by the coding sequence ATGAGCGAGGTTCAGAGAGTTCCGGTATGCCACATACAACACGACTTCGAGGTGTCCATCTCGGAAGAGGGAGAGAACGGTCGGTTTTACATTAATGTAGACAAGTCTTTGAACGAAGTTAAGGAGTTTACAGTAGCTGTTTCAGAGGAGGGTACAAAATTTGACATTTCTGATGGGAATGGCTTCCAGAGAGTGGATCGGCATTTGTACAGTGCAAGACTAGATGGGAACGAGTATCGGTTTCGTACAATGGACGAAGACTATACAGGTGCCGCAGCacctgatgaagacattgagTGGACAGCCATCGATGCAATAAACGTTCCGAAGCTCCGCTATGCATTAGGAGACTCCAAAGGCAACTGTCGCGTGTATGGTGGAACACTTCAGTTAGAAAGGGAGCTGAAGGAAGCCCATCGGGGCGAAATTAGTTCGCTCAAATTCTTCCCTAGCGGTGAAGTTGTGCTCTCAGGCTCCGCTGATATGCAACTCAAGTTGTGGTCAGTGCTGGATGGATCTTGTCCGCGCACTTTTGCGGGCCACAGGTCGGCTGTAAGTGCTACATGTCTGATAGACCGGGGCAGAAATTTTCTGTCCTCCTCGACTGATGGGACCATCAGATTATGGGAATGTGGTTCTGGTGAGACGTTGAGCGttttttcaagaagggAGGATAGCAGCGATGGTGTAAACTGCATGTGTCTACGGGCAACTTGCCGGGGTGAAGCGTCAGATATGGGCGAAAATCCGCTCGAATTTGGAACGTACGGAAAACATGTCCTCGCAGGCCACTCCTCTGGTGTCATGACGCTTCACGACGTTTTTACCAAGGAACAGAGTTCTCAAATACCTAGCCACTTCATGTCCTCCTGTAATACGTTGACATCGGATCCAAAGAGAGACGAGTATGTGTACGCAGGTTACCAAAACGGAGCATTAGCTCAATGGGACCTGCGGAACTTTTCGAGCCCGGTTTCTTCGGTCTATATTAATGAGGGGACGCCTATCAATCATATTTACTGTGAGTCAAATGAGCTCTACGTATCTTCTGGGTTAGATACAAGCCTGATGTTGGATTTGACTGCGGACAAGGGCTTTATAAGATCCGATCTACCGACGTTTTTAGTCTCAAATGACTGCAAAGTTGCCCAATACACATCGACCCCAGATCGAAAGCACATAATTGCAGTAGGAGACTGGGGCTTCTGCGGTAAATACGGAATTCACTGGAGACAGACAGAGAGATAA
- the COG7 gene encoding Golgi transport complex subunit COG7 (ancestral locus Anc_4.118): MSSLQSESISDAAVTNDEVLEIFFDQAFVPQAFVDILLTNAAAHGLSDAQAVSSSLLSRLDYYTKHLTKELESTIKKLENLSEALPTAWATDDLIDSTDGSSLSRTNLGRPSKLEYYLDTLGSAVRAIDGDLTKIDTQMVEINDKYSGSREIAEKLRKLELIKGRLEKASQNFLTLQSFLGISVASDTSKDTDSQLTISVAELKLSLKTLEETIDQSLQDSLNKEGSEERNQELLDKIDLFISLKPLFKGLDNFHPAYAQFAQNIGTKAQNYLRAKDLGEKLTLQNR, translated from the coding sequence ATGTCCTCCCTCCAGTCTGAATCGATATCAGATGCTGCGGTGACGAATGATGAGGTTTTGGAGATCTTTTTTGATCAAGCGTTTGTGCCGCAAGCATTCGTCGACATACTTCTGACCAATGCGGCAGCGCATGGATTAAGTGATGCTCAAGCTGTCTCATCATCTTTACTATCCCGGTTGGATTACTATACGAAGCACCTTACAAAAGAACTTGAGTCTACtatcaagaaattggagaATCTCTCAGAAGCACTTCCAACAGCATGGGCAACCGACGATTTAATCGACAGTACTGATGGCAGCTCACTGTCCAGAACGAATTTAGGAAGACCCTCTAAATTGGAATATTATTTGGATACCCTGGGGAGTGCAGTTAGGGCAATAGATGGTGATTTGACTAAGATAGATACCCAAATGGTAGAGATAAACGATAAGTATTCAGGTAGCAGGGAAATCGCAGAAAAGCTTAGGAAACTCGAGCTGATCAAGGGAAGACTCGAGAAAGCTTCGCAGAATTTTCTCACACTTCAGAGCTTTTTGGGTATCTCGGTGGCTTCCGACACCAGTAAGGACACTGATTCTCAGTTGACAATAAGCGTCGCTGAACTCAAATTGTCCCTGAAAACTCTGGAAGAGACGATTGATCAATCTTTACAAGATTCTTTAAATAAAGAGGGCTCAGAGGAGAGGAATCAAGAATTACTGGACAAGATTGATTTATTTATCAGTTTGAAACCACTCTTCAAGGGACTGGACAACTTCCATCCCGCTTACGCACAATTTGCCCAGAATATTGGAACTAAGGCCCAGAACTATCTAAGAGCGAAGGATTTAGGCGAGAAATTGACCTTGCAAAATCGATAG
- the RFA1 gene encoding replication factor A subunit protein RFA1 (ancestral locus Anc_4.120) yields MTSVRLSNRDFREIFTNQQRFDNPNGGVYQVYNTRKSESTNSNRKNLIMISDGVYHMKALLRNQAASKFQSLELQRGDVIRVTVAEPAIVRERKKYVLLVDDFELVQSGLELFNGASEFLDAYFAEHPDESLKDTVTPGAPAPAQAPQPPQVQKAPQSDQNQQFDRQNQPNTLGSSSQKSKPIFAIEQLSPYQNMWTIKARVSYKGDIKTWHNQKGEGKLFNVNFLDTSGEIRATAFNEMATKFNEILQEGRVYYVSKARLQPAKPQFTNLTHPYELSMDRDTVVEECYDENNVPKTHFNFTKLSAIQNQEANSTVDVVGIIQTVSPQFELTSKAGKKFDRRDIEIVDDSGYAITVGLWNQQAVDFNLPEGSVIAFKGIRVTDFGGKSLSMGFTSTMIPNPEVPEAYTLKGWYDTKGHTENFSSLKQEPGAVSSGAHLAKFISQRITIAAAQNENLGRSEKGDFFNVKAAVSFLKVDNFAYPACINDNCNKKVIEQPDGTWRCERCDTNNQAPDWRYMLTLSILDETGRMWITMFNDQGKQLLGIDANELVALKNVDAKAFTDTTQSIQMNQYDFRIRAREDNYNNQSRIRYTVANLHSLNFKAEADYLAEELRDAFLS; encoded by the coding sequence ATGACTAGCGTTCGGTTGTCTAACAGAGACTTCCGTGAAATATTCACGAATCAGCAGCGGTTCGACAACCCTAATGGCGGAGTGTACCAGGTTTATAACACCAGGAAATCCGAGTCTACAAACAGTAATCGGAAGAACCTTATCATGATCTCTGACGGGGTTTATCACATGAAAGCATTGCTGAGAAATCAGGCTGCTTCTAAGTTTCAGTCTTTGGAGCTACAACGAGGAGATGTGATCCGTGTTACAGTTGCTGAGCCGGCGATTGTGAGggagaggaagaaatatgTGTTGTTGGTTGACGACTTCGAGTTGGTACAATCTGGACTTGAGCTTTTCAACGGGGCGAGTGAATTCTTGGATGCGTATTTCGCTGAACATCCTGATGAAAGTTTAAAGGATACCGTCACTCCCGGGGCACCAGCACCGGCGCAAGCTCCACAGCCACCTCAAGTACAGAAGGCTCCACAATCTGATCAAaaccagcagtttgacAGACAGAATCAGCCCAACACTCTTGGTTCTTCGTCTCAGAAATCTAAACCTATCTTTGCTATTGAGCAGTTATCTCCATACCAGAATATGTGGACTATCAAAGCCAGAGTTTCCTACAAAGGTGACATCAAGACCTGGCATAACCAAAAGGGAGAGGGCAAACTGTTCAATGTCAACTTCCTGGATACTTCAGGTGAAATAAGAGCTACGGCGTTCAACGAAATGGCAACTAAGTTCAACGAAATCTTGCAAGAGGGCAGGGTCTACTATGTGTCGAAGGCGAGATTACAGCCTGCCAAGCCTCAATTCACGAATTTGACTCACCCCTACGAGTTGAGCATGGATCGTGACACCGTGGTGGAGGAATGTTACGACGAAAACAATGTTCCAAAGACTCATTTCAACTTCACCAAATTAAGTGCCATACAGAACCAGGAAGCAAACTCCACCGTCGATGTTGTAGGCATAATCCAGACCGTCAGCCCACAATTCGAACTAACATCGAAAGCAGGCAAGAAGTTCGATCGTCGTGATATCGAAATTGTCGACGACTCCGGTTACGCGATCACCGTCGGTCTTTGGAATCAACAAGCTGTCGACTTCAATCTCCCTGAGGGCTCAGTTATTGCTTTCAAAGGTATCAGAGTTACGGATTTTGGGGGCAAGTCTCTATCGATGGGGTTTACTAGTACCATGATCCCGAACCCAGAGGTCCCTGAGGCTTATACTTTGAAGGGGTGGTACGATACCAAGGGCCACACTGAGAATTTCTCATCCTTGAAGCAGGAACCCGGTGCAGTATCGTCCGGAGCGCACTTGGCTAAATTCATCTCGCAACGTATTACCATAGCTGCAGCCCAGAACGAAAACCTGGGCAGGAGCGAGAAGGgtgacttcttcaatgttAAGGCAGCTGTCAGCTTCCTGAAAGTCGATAACTTTGCTTATCCAGCCTGTATCAACGACAATTGTAACAAGAAAGTGATCGAACAGCCTGATGGTACCTGGAGATGCGAGAGATGCGACACCAACAATCAAGCTCCCGATTGGAGATACATGCTCACGCTTTCCATCCTCGACGAGACCGGTCGAATGTGGATAACTATGTTCAACGACCAGGGTAAGCAGCTCCTGGGAATTGATGCTAATGAGTTGGTAGCTTTGAAAAACGTCGATGCAAAAGCGTTCACCGATACGACTCAGAGCATACAGATGAATCAGTACGATTTCAGGATCAGGGCAAGAGAGGACAATTACAATAATCAGAGTAGAATAAGATACACTGTCGCCAATCTCCATTCGCTAAACTTCAAAGCGGAGGCCGATTACCTGGCCGAAGAGCTAAGAGATGCATTTCTAAGCTAA